Proteins from a single region of Anticarsia gemmatalis isolate Benzon Research Colony breed Stoneville strain chromosome 30, ilAntGemm2 primary, whole genome shotgun sequence:
- the LOC142985466 gene encoding uncharacterized protein LOC142985466 produces MARTKASVGAKVAAGKSSKARCSVAPVPSSSGTSGASSLRLASGGGNPVCPRETPKWQKPITNFFICKDGENKNVDVEEELEAGTSKSSPKKPTIQSGDEEEVLSEQPKNSVLEESIPLEPLSGEDSHKIEEYYSKSNKGKGVGKRTKGKENREKREREDDEESVNKKIKIN; encoded by the exons atggcCCGAACTAAAGCATCTGTGGGCGCTAAAG TGGCAGCTGGTAAAAGCAGCAAGGCAAGATGCAGTGTAGCTCCTGTACCTAGCAGTTCTGGAACATCag GTGCCTCCAGTTTACGACTAGCTTCAGGTGGAGGTAACCCAGTCTGTCCCCGAGAGACTCCTAAATGGCAGAAACCTATCACTAACTTCTTCATCTGCAAGGATGGAGAGAACAAAAATGTTGATGTAGAAGAAGAGTTAGAAGCAG gaaCTTCAAAATCTTCACCAAAGAAACCCACAATCCAATCAGGCGACGAAGAAGAAGTATTGTCAGAACAGCCCAAAAACTCTGTCCTAGAAGAGAGCATTCCTCTGGAACCATTATCAGGAGAAGACAGCCATAAGATAGAGGAATACTATTCTAAGAGTAATAAGGGGAAGGGAGTGGGAAAGAGGACGAAAGGCAAGGAGAATAGagagaagagagagagagaagatGATGAAGAGAGTGTTAATAAGAAGATTAAGATTAATTGA